A single Parabacteroides timonensis DNA region contains:
- a CDS encoding efflux RND transporter periplasmic adaptor subunit, which produces MNTTTKIALVSLSLLLLASCKGKKQPTEMPAPSISVTTPEIKDITLTKDYPGYLSSELMVNLVSRVNGYLQTSHLKPGSKVRKGDLIFVIEPDTYKDNVTQAEAALKTSKAQLDYAQSNYERMKEAAKSGAVSQIQVLQAQSTVAEMEASVRNSEAELNTARTNLGYCYIRAPFDGRITRASYDIGNYINGAAQPVTLATLYKDDLMYVNFNIEDNQFMKMMITAAQNDSTVKLPETISVHLGDNGRQNYTGRLDYLSPNVDLSTGTLNVRANLDNKNGELKSGLYVTITLPYSEKKDAVLVRDASIGTDQLGKYLYIVNDSNIVRYRHIEPGQLVDDTLRQVISGIEPNERYVTTALLKVRDGMSITPIK; this is translated from the coding sequence ATGAATACAACAACTAAAATCGCCCTAGTCTCCCTGTCTCTCCTTCTGCTGGCATCCTGCAAAGGGAAAAAGCAGCCGACAGAAATGCCTGCCCCGTCCATCAGCGTAACAACACCGGAGATTAAAGATATTACATTGACTAAAGATTATCCGGGTTATTTAAGCTCCGAGTTGATGGTAAACCTCGTATCCCGCGTAAACGGATACCTTCAGACTTCACATCTCAAACCAGGCAGTAAAGTCAGGAAAGGAGACCTCATCTTCGTGATCGAACCGGATACCTACAAAGATAATGTCACCCAGGCGGAAGCTGCACTGAAAACTTCTAAAGCTCAACTGGACTATGCCCAGAGTAATTATGAGCGAATGAAAGAAGCAGCCAAAAGCGGGGCCGTCAGCCAGATCCAGGTCTTGCAGGCTCAATCGACCGTGGCAGAGATGGAAGCCTCCGTACGTAATTCGGAAGCCGAACTGAATACTGCCCGCACCAATCTGGGATATTGCTATATCCGCGCCCCGTTCGACGGACGGATCACCCGCGCCAGCTACGATATCGGCAACTATATAAACGGAGCGGCCCAACCTGTCACACTGGCCACTTTGTATAAAGACGACCTGATGTATGTAAACTTCAACATCGAGGACAACCAGTTTATGAAGATGATGATCACAGCCGCCCAGAACGACTCCACCGTGAAACTTCCCGAAACAATCTCCGTACATCTGGGAGATAACGGACGGCAGAACTACACAGGCCGGCTGGATTACCTTTCGCCTAACGTAGACCTCTCGACCGGAACACTGAATGTCCGTGCCAATCTCGATAATAAGAACGGGGAATTGAAAAGCGGATTATACGTCACCATCACCCTCCCTTACAGCGAGAAGAAAGACGCCGTCCTGGTGCGCGATGCCTCCATCGGTACCGACCAGCTGGGAAAATACCTTTATATTGTCAATGATTCCAATATCGTACGATACCGCCATATAGAACCGGGACAACTGGTGGACGACACGCTGCGGCAGGTCATCAGCGGGATCGAACCGAACGAACGTTACGTCACCACCGCTTTATTGAAAGTTAGGGACGGAATGAGTATTACCCCCATAAAATAA
- a CDS encoding efflux transporter outer membrane subunit gives MHISTWCYAMLCLFFPMTLMAQTEHKYLDHALPEAWQENDSNFQQTLPVEDNWWRNFNDPVLDSLIDVAVKQNYSVQMAADRIAMAKANLRIQQGSYAPTLGLSAGWNRQQTSGNTSSLPQTTSQYADAALSMSWELDVFGSIRNRVKAQKENFAASKEEYNAVMVSLCAQVATAYINLREMQQEMEVVTQNCLSQQAVVEITKKRYETGLVSKLDVAQAQSVYYSTKASLPALEAGIIQYTNSLAVLMGLYPQDVKHLMDTPRPLPNYIETVGIGIPANLLLRRPDIRSAERQVNAQAATLGASKSDWWPQVFVKGSIGFASHDIDKIANHNSLTYEIAPAISWNFFQGGKLAQSTRLAKAQLDETIRQFNQTVLTSVQEVDNAMNAYKNSVKQIVALREVVNQGQQTLDLSLDLYKQGLTPFQNVLDAQRSLLSYENQLTQAKGSSLLNLIMLYQALGGGWSSD, from the coding sequence ATGCACATAAGTACATGGTGTTATGCTATGCTCTGTCTTTTTTTCCCAATGACGCTAATGGCACAGACGGAGCATAAGTACCTCGATCACGCATTGCCGGAAGCGTGGCAGGAGAACGACAGTAATTTCCAACAGACTCTCCCCGTTGAAGATAACTGGTGGAGAAACTTTAATGATCCGGTATTGGACTCCCTGATCGACGTAGCCGTGAAACAGAACTATTCTGTGCAAATGGCGGCCGATCGTATCGCGATGGCGAAAGCCAATCTTCGTATACAGCAAGGTAGCTACGCACCTACCCTCGGACTTTCTGCCGGATGGAACCGACAGCAGACCAGCGGCAACACCAGTAGCCTGCCACAGACAACGAGCCAATATGCCGATGCTGCACTCTCCATGAGCTGGGAACTGGATGTATTCGGCAGTATCCGTAACCGGGTGAAAGCACAAAAAGAAAACTTTGCTGCGTCGAAAGAAGAGTATAATGCCGTGATGGTTTCCCTTTGTGCCCAGGTGGCTACGGCTTATATCAATCTGAGGGAGATGCAGCAGGAAATGGAGGTAGTGACACAAAACTGCCTGTCTCAGCAAGCCGTCGTAGAGATCACAAAGAAAAGATATGAAACCGGGCTTGTCTCCAAGCTGGATGTGGCACAGGCGCAATCGGTCTATTACAGCACCAAGGCGTCATTGCCGGCACTGGAAGCAGGCATTATCCAATATACCAATTCGCTCGCCGTATTGATGGGATTATATCCCCAGGATGTAAAACACCTGATGGATACACCTCGCCCATTGCCCAATTACATCGAGACGGTCGGCATCGGTATCCCCGCCAATCTGCTTCTCCGCCGGCCGGATATCCGTTCTGCCGAACGCCAGGTAAATGCACAGGCTGCCACTTTGGGAGCATCTAAATCTGACTGGTGGCCTCAGGTCTTTGTCAAAGGTTCGATCGGGTTTGCATCGCATGATATCGATAAGATTGCTAATCACAACAGCCTGACTTACGAGATCGCCCCGGCTATCTCTTGGAATTTCTTCCAGGGAGGGAAACTGGCACAATCCACGCGGCTTGCCAAAGCCCAGCTGGATGAGACGATACGCCAATTCAACCAGACGGTGCTCACCTCCGTACAGGAAGTCGACAATGCAATGAATGCCTATAAGAACTCGGTCAAACAGATCGTTGCCCTCCGCGAAGTAGTCAACCAGGGACAGCAGACGCTCGACCTGTCACTCGACCTCTATAAACAGGGACTGACGCCTTTCCAGAACGTACTGGACGCGCAACGCTCCCTGCTCTCCTACGAGAATCAATTGACGCAAGCGAAAGGCTCCTCGCTGCTCAACCTGATAATGCTATATCAGGCGCTCGGCGGAGGCTGGAGTAGTGATTGA
- a CDS encoding FKBP-type peptidyl-prolyl cis-trans isomerase, whose protein sequence is MAKNKKEEYKEKNIQFLTEIALQEGVVKLPGGVLYKVVEQGTGTVSPQPSSVVSVHYRGTLIDGREFDNSRQRNCPEAFRLNQVIDGWQQALQQMHVGDKWIIYIPYTLGYGNRPSGPIPAFSTLIFEVELLGIS, encoded by the coding sequence ATGGCCAAAAATAAGAAGGAAGAGTATAAAGAAAAGAATATTCAATTCCTAACGGAGATTGCTTTGCAGGAAGGCGTTGTAAAGTTACCGGGAGGTGTGTTATATAAAGTGGTGGAGCAGGGGACAGGTACTGTTTCTCCACAACCGAGCAGTGTCGTTTCCGTTCATTACCGCGGAACGTTGATCGATGGTCGTGAGTTCGATAACTCCCGGCAGCGCAATTGTCCTGAGGCATTTCGCCTGAATCAGGTGATAGATGGATGGCAACAGGCGCTTCAACAAATGCATGTGGGAGATAAGTGGATCATATATATTCCTTATACATTGGGATATGGTAATCGCCCGTCGGGTCCGATTCCTGCTTTCTCCACATTGATCTTCGAGGTGGAATTACTGGGTATATCTTAA
- a CDS encoding alpha/beta hydrolase — protein sequence MDASETASNNFNTDITMDENQNLTQVWDKVFPQSNNVNHSKVSFRNRYGITLTADLYVPKNAVGKLAAIAVSGPFGAVKEQSSGLYAQTLAERGFLTIAFDPSYTGESGGEPRYVASPDINTEDFSAAVDYLSTRDDVDTERIGILGICGWGGLALNAAAIDTRIKATVTSTMYDMSRVNANGYFDSMDADARYELRKQLNAQRTEDAKNGTYALAGGVIDPLPADAPQFVKDYYDYYKTERGYHPRSLNSNNGWNKTSALPFINMPLLSYSDEIRSAVLVMHGEKAHSRYFSEDAFKKLQGDNKELMIIPGASHVDLYDRMDIIPFDKIEIFFNNYLK from the coding sequence ATGGATGCATCCGAAACAGCAAGTAACAATTTTAATACAGATATAACGATGGACGAAAATCAGAATTTAACGCAGGTATGGGACAAAGTATTCCCACAAAGCAACAATGTAAATCACAGTAAAGTATCCTTTCGCAACCGCTACGGCATCACGCTTACAGCAGATTTGTATGTACCGAAAAATGCAGTCGGCAAACTAGCTGCCATCGCTGTCTCAGGCCCGTTCGGTGCAGTAAAGGAACAGTCGTCGGGTCTTTATGCGCAGACGCTTGCCGAGCGTGGATTCCTGACCATCGCTTTCGATCCTTCGTATACAGGCGAAAGTGGAGGTGAACCCCGATATGTAGCTTCTCCCGACATCAATACCGAGGATTTCAGTGCGGCAGTCGATTACCTATCGACACGCGACGACGTCGATACCGAACGTATCGGTATCCTCGGGATCTGTGGTTGGGGTGGCTTAGCCCTCAATGCGGCGGCTATCGATACCCGCATCAAAGCAACGGTAACTTCGACAATGTACGACATGAGTCGCGTCAATGCCAACGGTTATTTCGACTCGATGGATGCCGATGCCCGTTACGAACTCCGCAAACAACTCAACGCTCAACGGACAGAGGATGCAAAGAACGGTACGTATGCGCTTGCCGGTGGTGTAATCGATCCGCTACCCGCCGATGCTCCACAGTTTGTGAAGGACTACTACGACTACTACAAGACCGAACGCGGTTATCATCCCCGCTCACTCAACTCGAATAATGGCTGGAACAAAACATCGGCTTTGCCGTTCATCAACATGCCGCTGCTTTCATACAGCGATGAGATCCGCAGTGCCGTACTTGTAATGCATGGAGAGAAAGCTCACTCTCGCTATTTCAGTGAAGATGCTTTCAAAAAGTTACAGGGCGACAATAAAGAACTAATGATTATCCCCGGAGCAAGTCATGTAGATTTATACGACCGTATGGATATAATCCCTTTCGACAAGATAGAAATATTCTTCAACAACTATCTGAAATGA
- a CDS encoding NADP-dependent malic enzyme translates to MAKITKEEALRYHSEGKPGKIEVIPTKPYSTQTDLSLAYSPGVAEPCLEIEKNPLDAYKYTSKGNLVAVISNGTAVLGLGDIGPLAGKPVMEGKGLLFKIFAGIDVFDIEVNEKDPEKFIQTVKAIAPTFGGINLEDIKAPECFEIETRLKAELDIPVMHDDQHGTAIISAAGLLNALELTGKKIEEVKIVVNGAGAASISCTKLYVLLGARKENIIMCDSKGVISTHRTDLNAAKKEFATDRDIKTLQEAVAGCDVFLGLSVADVLTQDMVRSMNENPIVFALANPNPEISYADAMASRKDIIFATGRSDYPNQINNVLGFPYIFRGALDVHAKAINEEMKLAAVHAIAELAKEPVPDVVNAAYKLKRTSFGRDYILPKPLDPRLLTRVSVAVAKAAIESGVSRKTITDWDGYANHLREMMGYDNKMLRSFTDMAKANPKRVVFAEANHVNMLKAAVEAKAEGICYPILLGNEERLAKIAAEENLSLEGIEIVNLRHDREEERRDRYARILSEKRAREGVTFSEAREKMVGRNAFGMMMVATGDADAFVTGVYSRYSEVTKLAEEIIGIRPSYKHFGAMNIMTCKKGTFFISDTLINRHPSTEVLIDIARLTHDAVKFFAHDPVMAMLSYSNFGSDKQGSPLKVHDAIDYLHKNHPEIMIDGEMQVNFALDKKLRDDMYPFNKLKGKDVNVLVFPNLSSANSAYKLLDTLGITETIGPIQMGLNKPIHFTDVESSTRDIVNLTTVAVVDAIVQEQIEKGE, encoded by the coding sequence ATGGCAAAGATTACAAAAGAAGAAGCACTACGGTATCATTCGGAAGGTAAACCCGGAAAGATTGAAGTAATACCGACAAAACCTTATAGTACACAAACAGATTTGTCGCTCGCCTACTCCCCCGGAGTTGCCGAACCCTGTCTGGAAATAGAAAAGAATCCGCTTGATGCTTATAAATATACGTCAAAAGGAAATTTAGTTGCTGTAATATCCAATGGTACAGCCGTTTTAGGATTAGGTGATATCGGTCCGCTTGCCGGCAAACCGGTTATGGAAGGAAAAGGATTACTGTTTAAGATCTTCGCTGGAATCGATGTATTCGATATCGAAGTAAACGAAAAAGATCCGGAGAAATTCATCCAGACAGTGAAAGCCATTGCTCCCACATTCGGAGGAATCAACTTGGAAGATATCAAAGCACCCGAATGTTTCGAGATCGAAACCCGCCTGAAAGCAGAACTGGATATCCCGGTGATGCATGATGACCAGCATGGTACCGCCATCATTTCAGCAGCCGGATTGTTGAATGCACTGGAACTGACAGGAAAGAAAATCGAAGAGGTTAAGATCGTTGTCAACGGTGCCGGAGCTGCCTCTATCTCCTGTACAAAATTATATGTACTGCTGGGAGCCCGCAAAGAGAACATCATCATGTGCGACAGTAAAGGGGTTATCTCTACTCACCGTACCGACCTGAATGCAGCTAAAAAGGAATTTGCAACTGACCGGGACATTAAAACATTACAGGAAGCAGTTGCTGGTTGTGATGTGTTCCTGGGATTGTCTGTCGCCGATGTATTGACTCAGGATATGGTTCGCAGCATGAATGAAAATCCGATCGTATTCGCTTTGGCTAATCCGAATCCGGAAATCTCCTATGCCGACGCAATGGCCTCCCGCAAGGATATCATCTTTGCAACCGGACGTTCCGATTATCCGAACCAGATCAATAATGTACTGGGATTCCCGTATATCTTCCGCGGAGCATTGGATGTACATGCCAAAGCGATCAATGAAGAGATGAAGCTGGCTGCAGTTCACGCTATTGCCGAACTGGCGAAAGAGCCGGTACCCGATGTTGTCAATGCAGCCTACAAACTGAAACGGACTTCTTTCGGACGCGATTATATCCTGCCGAAGCCACTTGATCCCCGTTTATTGACACGTGTATCAGTAGCCGTGGCCAAAGCCGCTATCGAATCGGGTGTATCCCGCAAAACAATCACCGACTGGGATGGCTATGCCAACCATCTGCGTGAAATGATGGGATACGACAACAAGATGCTTCGTTCCTTTACCGATATGGCAAAAGCCAATCCGAAACGCGTGGTATTCGCCGAAGCCAACCATGTCAATATGTTGAAAGCTGCCGTAGAGGCAAAAGCCGAAGGTATCTGCTACCCGATCCTCCTAGGCAACGAAGAACGTCTGGCTAAGATTGCAGCAGAAGAGAACCTGAGCTTGGAAGGTATCGAGATCGTAAACTTGCGTCACGACCGCGAAGAAGAACGTCGCGACCGTTATGCCCGCATCCTATCGGAAAAGAGAGCACGCGAAGGCGTCACTTTCTCCGAAGCACGCGAAAAGATGGTCGGCCGTAACGCATTCGGTATGATGATGGTGGCAACCGGTGATGCTGATGCATTTGTAACTGGTGTTTATAGCCGCTACTCGGAAGTGACTAAACTTGCAGAAGAGATTATCGGTATACGACCGTCGTACAAGCATTTCGGAGCTATGAACATTATGACTTGCAAGAAAGGTACTTTCTTTATATCCGACACATTGATCAACCGCCATCCTTCCACCGAAGTATTGATCGACATCGCCCGTCTTACACATGATGCAGTTAAGTTCTTTGCACACGATCCGGTGATGGCTATGTTGTCTTACTCCAACTTCGGTTCCGATAAGCAAGGCAGTCCGCTGAAAGTACACGATGCGATCGATTATCTGCACAAAAACCATCCGGAGATCATGATCGATGGAGAAATGCAGGTTAACTTCGCTCTCGATAAGAAGCTGCGTGACGATATGTATCCGTTCAATAAGCTGAAAGGAAAAGACGTAAACGTTTTGGTATTCCCCAACTTAAGCTCTGCCAACAGTGCTTACAAATTATTGGATACACTGGGCATTACCGAAACAATCGGCCCGATCCAGATGGGTCTGAACAAACCTATCCACTTCACCGACGTAGAAAGCTCTACACGCGACATCGTCAACCTGACAACGGTTGCTGTTGTAGATGCTATTGTACAGGAGCAGATTGAGAAAGGAGAATAA